The Pseudomonas sp. DG56-2 genome contains a region encoding:
- the glgX gene encoding glycogen debranching protein GlgX — translation MKTPTQAVDPSRIREGLPFPLGASWDGLGVNFALFSAHATKVELCLFDASGEVELERIELPEYTDEIFHGYLPDAHPGQIYGYRVHGPYEPQNGHRFNPNKLLIDPYAKQLVGSLKWSEALFGYTIGHPDGDLSFDERDSAPFVPKCKVIDPAYTWGRDQRVGVPWDRTIIYEAHVRGISMRHPAVPEDNRGTFAGLMCDELLNHIKQLGVTSIELLPIHAFVSDQHLLHKGLDNYWGYNSIAFFAPHPRYLANGKIAEFKEMVAHLHDAGLEVILDVVYNHTAEGNELGPTLSMRGIDNASYYRLMPDDKRFYINDSGTGNTLDLSHPCVLQLVTDSLRYWAGEMHVDGFRFDLATILGRYHDGFNERHSFLVACRQDPLLRQVKLIAEPWDCGPGGYQVGNFAPGWAEWNDRFRDTVRAFWKGDEGQLADFAARMTASGELFNRRGRRAYASVNFITAHDGFTLRDLVSYNDKHNEDNDEDNQDGSNNNLSWNHGAEGATDDPEINALRLRQMRNFFATLLLAQGTPMIVAGDEFSRTQHGNNNAYCQDSEIGWINWELDDEGTALLKFVKRLTKLRLNYPVLRRSRFLVGDYNEAIGVKDVTWLAPDASEMSVEQWEDSQGRCLGMLMDGRAQVSGIQRPGEDATLLLIVNAHHDNVTFTLPQVPEGEHWNCLIDTDRPQLRKGERHEFESTLEVTGRSLMLLELQREDET, via the coding sequence ATGAAAACACCCACGCAAGCTGTCGACCCCTCGCGCATTCGCGAAGGCCTGCCATTTCCGCTTGGCGCAAGCTGGGACGGCTTGGGGGTCAACTTCGCCCTGTTCTCTGCCCATGCCACCAAGGTCGAGCTGTGCCTGTTCGACGCCAGCGGTGAGGTTGAACTTGAACGTATCGAGCTGCCGGAATACACCGACGAGATCTTTCACGGCTACTTGCCCGATGCCCACCCGGGGCAGATCTACGGCTACCGTGTGCACGGTCCGTACGAGCCGCAGAACGGCCATCGCTTCAACCCCAACAAATTATTGATCGACCCTTACGCCAAGCAACTGGTGGGCAGTCTGAAATGGTCCGAGGCGTTGTTCGGCTACACCATTGGTCACCCCGATGGCGACCTCAGTTTCGATGAGCGCGACAGCGCCCCATTCGTACCCAAGTGCAAGGTCATCGACCCGGCCTACACCTGGGGTCGCGATCAGCGTGTCGGCGTGCCTTGGGACCGCACCATCATCTATGAAGCCCATGTGCGCGGCATTAGCATGCGTCACCCGGCAGTGCCCGAGGACAATCGCGGCACCTTTGCAGGCCTGATGTGCGACGAGTTGCTCAACCATATAAAGCAACTGGGCGTCACCTCCATCGAGCTGCTGCCGATCCATGCCTTCGTCAGCGACCAGCACTTGCTGCACAAGGGCCTGGACAACTACTGGGGCTACAACAGCATCGCCTTCTTCGCCCCGCATCCACGCTACCTGGCCAACGGCAAGATCGCCGAGTTCAAGGAAATGGTCGCGCACTTGCACGACGCCGGTCTGGAGGTGATTCTCGACGTGGTCTACAACCACACTGCAGAAGGCAATGAACTGGGCCCGACCCTGTCCATGCGCGGTATCGACAACGCCTCGTATTACCGGCTGATGCCCGACGACAAGCGTTTCTACATCAACGATTCCGGCACCGGCAACACCCTGGACTTGAGTCACCCTTGCGTACTACAACTGGTGACCGATTCGCTGCGCTACTGGGCCGGCGAGATGCATGTGGACGGCTTTCGCTTCGACCTGGCCACCATCCTCGGCCGCTACCACGACGGTTTCAATGAACGTCACAGCTTTCTCGTTGCCTGTCGCCAGGACCCGCTGCTGCGGCAGGTCAAGCTAATTGCCGAGCCTTGGGATTGCGGCCCGGGTGGCTATCAGGTGGGCAACTTTGCTCCAGGCTGGGCGGAGTGGAACGATCGTTTTCGCGACACCGTGCGGGCTTTCTGGAAAGGCGATGAAGGTCAGTTGGCCGACTTTGCCGCACGCATGACCGCCTCCGGCGAGCTGTTCAACCGCCGTGGTCGTCGCGCCTACGCCTCGGTGAACTTCATCACCGCCCACGACGGCTTCACCCTGCGCGACCTGGTCTCGTACAACGACAAGCACAACGAGGACAACGACGAAGACAACCAAGATGGCAGCAACAACAACCTGTCCTGGAACCACGGTGCCGAAGGTGCCACCGATGACCCGGAAATCAATGCATTGCGCCTGCGCCAGATGCGCAACTTTTTCGCCACCCTGCTGCTCGCCCAGGGCACGCCCATGATCGTTGCAGGAGACGAATTCAGTCGCACTCAACATGGCAACAACAATGCCTATTGCCAGGACAGCGAGATCGGCTGGATCAATTGGGAGCTCGATGACGAAGGCACTGCGTTGCTCAAGTTCGTCAAACGCCTGACCAAGCTGCGCCTAAACTATCCGGTGCTGCGCCGCTCGCGCTTTCTGGTGGGTGACTACAATGAGGCCATCGGGGTCAAGGATGTGACGTGGCTCGCGCCTGACGCCAGCGAGATGAGTGTCGAGCAATGGGAGGACAGCCAGGGACGCTGCCTGGGCATGCTGATGGATGGCCGCGCACAAGTGAGCGGCATACAACGACCCGGTGAGGATGCCACCTTGTTGCTGATCGTCAACGCCCATCACGACAATGTCACCTTCACGTTGCCGCAGGTGCCTGAAGGCGAGCACTGGAACTGCCTGATCGATACCGATCGACCGCAATTGCGCAAGGGCGAACGCCATGAGTTCGAAAGTACCCTGGAGGTGACGGGGCGATCGCTGATGCTGCTGGAACTGCAACGTGAGGATGAAACGTGA
- a CDS encoding DUF2934 domain-containing protein — protein MSIDDKRISEFAYQIWESEGKPEGQESRHWEMARKLAEAESLAPKATPRKAKAKPAPASTAEVAAPSKKPAPAAKKPRPPKKPTVA, from the coding sequence ATGAGTATTGATGACAAACGTATTAGCGAGTTTGCCTACCAGATCTGGGAGTCGGAAGGTAAACCCGAAGGCCAGGAGTCGCGACATTGGGAGATGGCACGCAAGCTCGCCGAGGCTGAATCCCTGGCGCCCAAGGCCACGCCGCGAAAAGCCAAGGCCAAGCCTGCGCCTGCATCTACAGCTGAGGTAGCGGCGCCGAGCAAGAAGCCCGCGCCGGCAGCGAAAAAACCCCGGCCGCCGAAAAAACCAACCGTTGCATGA
- a CDS encoding malto-oligosyltrehalose synthase, whose amino-acid sequence MKALNATLRLQFHAGFTLDDALPLVPYFARLGISHLYASPLLSARPGSMHGYDVIDPTRVNPELGGEAALVRLVSALRQHGMGLILDIVSNHMAVGCENPWWQDLLTWGRRSRYGGFFDVQWHSSDPLLQGQLLLPFLASDYGATLHAGEIPLCFQAQDGSFHIRHHEHRFPISPTDYGQILCLSENTALQGLGMRFAALHSATQAADKAVLLRQELVAMADPLHIEQLLTAFDGRTGPGAERLHGLLEHQAYRLASWRTAADDINWRRFFDVNELAGLRVERNEVFEATHQKIFDLIRAGLVDALRIDHIDGLADPRSYCRKLRRRVDALLAERPLSTALEHLPIYVEKILGAGEQLHRDWGVDGTTGYEFMNQISLLQHDPAGEAILSEAWSTLSERPAFGEEVRLARQQVLNTGLAGDFESVAQALLQVARDDLMSRDLTLGAIRRVLQALVEHYPVYRTYLHAGGRSQQDAPFFDHALAGARQSLGEGDWPVLDYLQYWLGGQPWRSLPPGRRRKHLRHACIRFQQLTAPTAAKAVEDTAFYRSALLLSRNDVGFDAERFSAPAQAFHQACAQRLQQFPHNLLCTATHDHKRGEDLRARLAVLSERSEWFVSRVEHWRELAAPLRSNLADGIAPEPGDEWMLYQTLLGSWPLELDEGDELAVHAYVERLQQWQRKALREAKLRSSWNAPNEDYEHACLSFIENLLLAPENQQLRHSLAQATQSIACAGAVNSLGQCLLRMSVPGVPDLYQGNEFWDFSLVDPDNRRPVDYHARRQALDESTSMAQLLQQWRGGQVKQALINQVLERRQQYQALFAQGRYLPLQVQGRHAEQVLAFARVSDEAQAIVVVPRLACGLLGDTPIPLIPAQNWDDTRLILPFALSPANCSGLFASSAVTASRELSLSVVLKEFPVNLLINHA is encoded by the coding sequence TTGAAAGCTTTGAATGCCACCTTGCGCCTGCAATTTCATGCCGGTTTCACCCTCGACGATGCACTGCCACTGGTGCCCTACTTTGCCCGCCTGGGGATCAGCCATCTGTATGCTTCACCACTGCTCAGCGCTCGTCCCGGCTCAATGCATGGCTATGACGTCATCGACCCTACCCGCGTCAACCCGGAGCTGGGTGGCGAAGCCGCGCTGGTCAGGCTGGTTTCAGCGTTGCGCCAACATGGCATGGGCCTGATCCTCGACATTGTCTCCAACCACATGGCTGTGGGCTGCGAGAACCCCTGGTGGCAGGATCTGCTGACGTGGGGGCGACGCAGCCGCTATGGCGGCTTTTTCGACGTCCAGTGGCACTCCTCCGACCCCTTGCTGCAAGGCCAGTTGCTGCTGCCCTTTTTAGCCAGTGACTACGGCGCAACCCTGCATGCCGGAGAGATCCCTCTGTGCTTCCAGGCGCAGGACGGCAGCTTTCATATCCGCCACCACGAACACCGTTTTCCCATCAGCCCCACCGATTACGGGCAAATCCTGTGCCTGAGTGAAAACACTGCGTTGCAGGGTCTGGGCATGCGCTTTGCTGCCTTGCACAGTGCGACCCAGGCAGCCGACAAGGCTGTACTGTTGCGCCAGGAGCTGGTGGCGATGGCCGATCCGTTGCACATTGAACAGTTGCTCACCGCTTTCGATGGCCGCACCGGCCCGGGCGCCGAGCGCCTGCATGGTTTACTCGAACATCAGGCTTATCGACTGGCCAGCTGGCGTACCGCCGCCGATGACATCAATTGGCGGCGCTTTTTCGATGTCAACGAACTGGCCGGCCTGCGGGTGGAGCGCAATGAAGTGTTCGAAGCCACCCATCAGAAGATCTTCGACTTGATCCGCGCAGGTCTGGTCGACGCCCTGCGTATCGACCATATCGATGGCCTGGCCGATCCACGCAGCTACTGCCGCAAACTGCGGCGCCGTGTCGATGCTCTGCTGGCCGAGCGACCGCTGAGTACCGCATTGGAACACCTGCCGATCTATGTCGAGAAGATCCTCGGCGCCGGCGAACAGTTGCACCGTGACTGGGGGGTGGATGGCACCACGGGTTATGAGTTCATGAACCAGATCAGCCTGCTGCAACATGACCCCGCAGGCGAAGCGATCCTCAGTGAAGCCTGGAGCACCCTGAGCGAACGCCCAGCATTCGGTGAAGAGGTGCGCCTGGCCCGCCAACAAGTACTCAACACCGGCCTTGCCGGTGATTTTGAGTCTGTCGCCCAGGCACTGCTGCAAGTGGCTCGCGATGACCTGATGAGCCGCGACCTGACCCTGGGTGCCATTCGCCGGGTGCTGCAGGCGCTGGTCGAACACTACCCGGTGTATCGCACCTACCTGCATGCCGGTGGCCGTTCGCAACAGGATGCACCGTTCTTCGACCATGCCCTGGCCGGTGCCCGGCAAAGCCTGGGCGAAGGCGACTGGCCGGTGCTCGACTACCTGCAATACTGGCTTGGCGGCCAACCCTGGCGCAGCCTGCCGCCAGGGCGGCGGCGCAAGCACTTGCGCCACGCCTGCATCCGTTTTCAACAATTGACTGCGCCGACCGCAGCCAAGGCGGTGGAAGACACTGCATTCTATCGCTCAGCCCTGCTGCTTTCGCGCAACGATGTCGGCTTTGACGCCGAGCGATTCAGCGCCCCGGCGCAGGCTTTTCATCAGGCCTGCGCACAGCGTTTACAGCAGTTTCCGCACAATCTGTTGTGTACTGCCACCCATGATCACAAACGTGGTGAAGACCTGCGCGCACGCTTGGCGGTTTTAAGCGAACGCAGTGAATGGTTCGTGAGTCGCGTCGAGCACTGGCGCGAGCTCGCTGCACCACTACGCAGCAACCTTGCCGACGGCATCGCCCCGGAACCGGGTGATGAGTGGATGCTCTACCAAACCCTGCTTGGCAGTTGGCCGTTGGAGCTGGACGAAGGCGACGAGCTGGCAGTGCACGCCTACGTGGAGCGCTTGCAGCAATGGCAACGCAAGGCCTTGCGCGAAGCCAAGCTGCGCAGCAGCTGGAACGCACCAAACGAGGACTATGAACACGCCTGTCTGAGCTTCATCGAGAACTTGCTGCTGGCCCCGGAAAACCAGCAACTGCGCCACTCACTGGCCCAGGCCACGCAGTCGATAGCCTGCGCCGGGGCGGTCAACAGCCTGGGGCAATGCCTGCTGCGCATGAGCGTTCCCGGAGTGCCCGACTTGTACCAGGGCAATGAGTTCTGGGACTTCAGCCTGGTCGATCCCGATAACCGTCGCCCGGTGGATTACCACGCGCGCCGCCAGGCCCTGGATGAAAGCACCAGCATGGCGCAGTTACTCCAGCAATGGCGCGGCGGCCAGGTCAAGCAAGCGCTGATCAACCAGGTGCTGGAGCGACGCCAACAGTACCAGGCGCTGTTTGCCCAAGGCCGCTACCTGCCGCTGCAAGTACAAGGTAGACACGCCGAGCAGGTATTGGCGTTCGCCCGAGTAAGCGATGAAGCCCAAGCGATAGTCGTGGTGCCGCGCCTGGCCTGTGGCTTGCTTGGTGATACCCCGATCCCGTTGATCCCGGCGCAGAACTGGGACGACACCCGGCTGATTTTGCCGTTTGCCCTGTCACCTGCCAATTGCTCGGGACTTTTTGCCAGCAGTGCAGTCACAGCCTCAAGGGAGCTGTCACTCAGCGTTGTACTCAAGGAGTTCCCGGTCAACCTGTTGATTAATCATGCCTAA
- the malQ gene encoding 4-alpha-glucanotransferase: protein MSDAHLQQLALLAGISVEWIDANGRPQRVSDSALRQVLAGLGHPANDDVQIATSLQALKTAHDSRHLPPLFTVDVQQELDLSAFFPVGSPCRIHLEDGSEQQLQLNDRSALPAGLPIGYHQVQISQQHFCLAVAPTRAFGLDDALNTPTPRCWGISAQLYSLRREGDGGFGDCLALEALARSAAERGADALAISPMHAMFASDSHRYSPYSPSSRLFLNSLYASPSAILGERVVRLAVETLGLEDKLQALEQLNLIDWPEATASRYQVLRCLYEDFIDGDHPLRVDFDSYRAQAGDALEQHCRFEALQLEAKARGLAPDWRQWPEAWHDPHSPEVAAFAAQHPEQIQFHAFCQWLIERCLQRAQDAARSNGMAIGLIADLAVGADGAGSQAWSRQDELLAGLNVGAPPDILNRAGQNWGICAFSPEGLRRNGYRAFIEMLRANFAHAGGLRIDHIMGLQRLWLIPLGAQASEGAYLNYPLDDLLRILCLESVRHQAIVLGEDLGTVPEGLREKLAKRAILGMRVLQFEQDPPGHFTPILDWPDNALATTSTHDLPTLAGWLQARDIDWSQRLSLIDADTERQWRITREHERQGLQKILENNYAVHADDEARIDACIRFLGHTRAPLVLLPLEDLLGIDEQPNLPGTIDTHPNWRRRLAQPASELLDDTDAARRLELLAQAREQAWERDL from the coding sequence ATGAGTGATGCACATCTGCAGCAACTGGCGCTGTTGGCCGGTATTTCTGTGGAGTGGATTGACGCCAACGGCCGCCCGCAACGCGTCAGCGACAGCGCCTTGCGCCAGGTACTGGCCGGATTGGGCCATCCAGCGAACGATGACGTGCAGATAGCCACCAGCCTACAAGCGCTCAAGACTGCCCATGATAGCCGGCACTTGCCACCATTGTTTACCGTAGATGTGCAGCAGGAACTCGACCTGTCGGCCTTTTTCCCCGTGGGCAGTCCCTGCCGGATCCATCTGGAGGACGGCAGCGAGCAACAACTGCAACTGAATGATCGTAGTGCGCTGCCAGCCGGGTTGCCGATTGGCTATCACCAGGTGCAAATCAGCCAACAACACTTTTGCCTGGCGGTGGCTCCCACCCGCGCCTTCGGCCTTGACGATGCCCTGAACACGCCCACGCCGCGCTGCTGGGGCATCAGTGCCCAGCTCTACAGCCTGCGCCGCGAAGGTGACGGTGGTTTCGGCGATTGCCTGGCGCTCGAAGCGCTGGCGCGCAGTGCCGCCGAGCGTGGTGCTGACGCATTGGCGATCAGCCCGATGCATGCCATGTTCGCCAGTGACAGCCATCGCTACAGCCCCTACTCGCCTTCAAGTCGCTTGTTTCTGAACAGCTTGTACGCAAGCCCCTCGGCGATTCTAGGCGAGCGAGTGGTGCGTCTTGCCGTGGAAACCCTGGGCCTGGAAGACAAGCTGCAAGCGCTCGAACAACTGAACCTGATCGACTGGCCCGAAGCGACTGCCAGCCGCTACCAGGTGCTGCGTTGCCTGTACGAAGACTTCATCGATGGTGACCATCCGCTGCGCGTCGACTTCGACAGCTATCGAGCGCAGGCCGGTGATGCCTTGGAGCAACACTGCCGGTTCGAGGCGCTGCAGCTCGAAGCCAAGGCACGCGGGCTTGCCCCCGACTGGCGTCAATGGCCTGAGGCCTGGCATGACCCACACAGCCCGGAGGTGGCGGCGTTCGCCGCGCAACATCCAGAGCAGATCCAGTTTCACGCCTTCTGCCAATGGTTGATCGAGCGCTGCCTGCAACGCGCCCAGGATGCCGCCCGCAGCAACGGCATGGCCATCGGCCTGATCGCTGACCTGGCGGTGGGTGCCGATGGTGCCGGCAGTCAAGCCTGGAGCCGTCAGGATGAACTGTTGGCCGGGCTCAACGTCGGTGCCCCGCCAGACATTCTCAATCGCGCAGGGCAAAATTGGGGGATCTGTGCGTTCTCACCCGAAGGTTTGCGGCGCAATGGCTACCGCGCCTTCATTGAAATGCTGCGGGCCAACTTTGCCCATGCCGGCGGCTTGCGCATCGACCATATCATGGGCCTGCAACGTCTATGGCTGATTCCCCTGGGCGCGCAGGCCAGCGAAGGGGCCTACCTGAATTATCCGCTCGACGACCTGCTGCGCATATTGTGCCTGGAGTCCGTGCGCCACCAGGCCATCGTCCTCGGCGAAGACCTGGGCACCGTCCCTGAAGGCCTACGTGAAAAACTCGCTAAGCGGGCAATTCTCGGCATGCGCGTGTTGCAGTTCGAGCAAGACCCACCCGGTCACTTCACCCCCATACTCGACTGGCCGGACAACGCCCTGGCGACCACCAGTACCCACGATCTGCCGACCTTGGCCGGCTGGCTGCAGGCCCGCGACATTGACTGGAGCCAACGCCTTTCGCTGATCGATGCCGACACCGAACGCCAATGGCGGATCACCCGCGAACACGAGCGCCAGGGCTTGCAGAAAATCCTTGAGAACAACTACGCCGTGCATGCAGACGACGAGGCCAGGATCGACGCCTGCATCCGCTTTCTGGGGCATACCCGGGCGCCGCTGGTGCTGCTGCCTCTGGAAGACCTGTTGGGTATCGACGAGCAGCCCAATCTGCCAGGTACCATCGACACACACCCCAACTGGCGACGGCGCCTTGCCCAGCCGGCCAGCGAGCTACTGGACGATACCGACGCCGCTCGCCGCCTGGAGCTACTGGCCCAGGCCCGCGAGCAAGCCTGGGAGCGCGACCTTTGA
- the treZ gene encoding malto-oligosyltrehalose trehalohydrolase, whose amino-acid sequence MPLRSDQFATHGAVMLDNETVRFALWAPDAHSVEVCLDTGQRLPLQRGTEGWFRARWPAVPGTLYQFCINGDQQVADPASRFQPEGVHGPSQVIDPAAYCWKHKSWQGRPWHEAVIYEIHVGLAGGYNGVIAQLPRLATLGVTAIELMPIAQFPGERNWGYDGVLPFAPQHTYGTPEQLCQLIDQAHAHGLMVLLDVVYNHFGPDGNYLNHYASGFFRQDRHTPWGAAIDFRRRQVRDFYIENALMWLHDYRFDGLRLDAVHAIDDPDFLRVFSQRVRHTIPADRHVWLVLENEHNQASLLEKDFDGQWNDDGHNALHVLLTGEDEGYYADYCQATLPKLTRCLGQGFVFQGEPDRNGRLRGEPSAHLPPGAFVLFLQNHDQVGNRAKGERLTQLCSPQALRAATTLLLLSPMVPLLFMGEEWQSEQPFLFFTDHHDELADAVREGRRAEFAGFQAFTHPEQRATIPDPNALDTFAASVLSIPDEVQSGGQAFYQQLLHLRHQHLTPRLPGCRALGAEVIAEKALTASWQLADKRILRIDMNLGSTAVPYTVPAARTHLFCSAADALGGDELPPYSTLVSLLPPQTSEPAHE is encoded by the coding sequence ATGCCCTTAAGGTCAGATCAGTTTGCGACCCACGGGGCCGTAATGCTTGATAACGAAACAGTACGCTTTGCGTTGTGGGCACCCGATGCCCACAGCGTCGAAGTGTGCCTGGACACCGGTCAGCGCTTGCCCTTGCAGCGCGGAACTGAAGGATGGTTCCGCGCGCGCTGGCCTGCGGTGCCCGGCACCCTGTACCAATTTTGCATCAATGGCGATCAACAGGTTGCCGACCCCGCCTCGCGCTTCCAACCTGAGGGTGTGCATGGCCCAAGCCAGGTGATCGACCCCGCGGCGTATTGCTGGAAACACAAAAGCTGGCAAGGCCGCCCATGGCATGAGGCGGTGATTTACGAAATACACGTCGGCCTGGCAGGAGGCTACAACGGCGTGATCGCACAGCTGCCGCGTCTGGCGACATTGGGTGTGACGGCCATCGAACTGATGCCCATCGCGCAGTTCCCTGGTGAGCGCAACTGGGGCTATGACGGGGTTTTGCCGTTTGCCCCGCAACACACCTACGGTACGCCTGAACAACTGTGCCAATTGATCGATCAGGCCCATGCTCATGGCCTGATGGTATTGCTGGACGTGGTTTACAACCACTTTGGTCCAGACGGCAACTACCTCAATCACTATGCGAGCGGGTTCTTTCGCCAGGACCGCCATACGCCCTGGGGTGCTGCCATTGATTTTCGTCGCCGCCAGGTGCGCGACTTCTACATTGAAAATGCCTTGATGTGGCTGCACGACTACCGCTTCGATGGCTTGCGCCTGGATGCAGTCCACGCCATCGATGATCCGGATTTCCTCCGGGTGTTCAGCCAGCGTGTGCGCCATACCATCCCTGCCGACAGACACGTGTGGCTGGTCCTGGAGAATGAACACAACCAGGCGAGCCTGCTGGAGAAGGACTTCGACGGGCAGTGGAACGACGACGGCCACAACGCCTTGCACGTACTGCTGACCGGCGAAGATGAGGGCTACTATGCCGACTATTGCCAGGCCACCCTGCCCAAGCTGACCAGATGCTTGGGCCAGGGTTTTGTCTTCCAAGGTGAGCCGGACCGTAACGGACGCCTGCGCGGCGAACCCAGTGCTCATTTACCCCCAGGCGCCTTCGTGCTGTTCTTGCAGAACCACGACCAGGTAGGCAATCGCGCCAAAGGCGAGCGCCTGACCCAGCTCTGTTCGCCCCAGGCATTGCGCGCCGCCACTACCCTGCTGTTGCTGTCCCCCATGGTGCCGCTGCTGTTCATGGGTGAAGAATGGCAAAGCGAACAACCCTTCTTGTTCTTTACCGATCACCATGACGAGTTGGCCGATGCCGTACGGGAAGGCCGACGTGCAGAGTTCGCCGGTTTCCAAGCCTTCACCCACCCCGAACAACGGGCGACCATCCCCGATCCCAACGCCTTGGATACGTTCGCGGCCTCTGTGCTTAGTATTCCCGATGAAGTCCAATCCGGCGGGCAAGCGTTCTACCAACAGCTGTTGCACTTGCGCCACCAGCACCTCACCCCGCGCCTGCCTGGTTGTCGCGCCCTCGGTGCCGAGGTCATCGCCGAGAAAGCACTCACGGCCTCATGGCAGTTGGCTGATAAACGCATATTGCGCATCGACATGAATCTGGGCAGCACTGCCGTCCCGTACACAGTGCCCGCAGCGCGCACCCATCTTTTCTGCAGTGCAGCCGATGCGCTGGGCGGCGATGAATTGCCGCCCTACAGCACCTTGGTGAGCCTGCTACCCCCTCAAACCTCGGAGCCTGCCCATGAGTGA
- the glgA gene encoding glycogen synthase GlgA: MISAAVEPHVEHFTPDNRASLTTDFNTTAKAPGGDSRHNPNKRKVLFVTSEIADLVKTGGLGDVSAALPRAMRHLHDVRVLIPGYPQVLESDNPIHLVGELGGHAALPPCKIGRMDLTDGLVIYVLICPELYQREGTPYGANNGRDWPDNHIRFARLGLAAAEIAAGEGMVHWKPDLVHAHDWPAGLAPAYMHWRGLQTPTLFTIHNLAYQGVVSRACCPELAIPDHALQQEGMEFYGKLSFLKAGLAYSSHITTVSATYAREITTPDFGCGLDGFLGSKAQQGLLSGIPNGIDESWDSASDPHLDHPFSLNDWDGKADNSQQVRDLFQLKPSSGPLFAVVSRLVYQKGLDLTLGVADYIVSQGGQIAIIGRGEPEEEQAMRELALRYPGQVGVRIGFNETDARRMFAGSDFLLMPSRYEPCGLSQMYAQRFGSLPVARNTGGLADTIENGVTGFLFDESTVESYREAISRAFYVYDKKDLLGAMRCLAMTQPFNWCQAVEPYARLYEELVERAFVAGR; encoded by the coding sequence ATGATCAGTGCCGCTGTCGAACCTCATGTAGAGCATTTCACCCCGGATAACCGTGCGTCTCTGACCACGGACTTCAACACGACAGCCAAGGCACCTGGCGGCGATTCCCGGCACAATCCGAACAAGCGCAAAGTCTTGTTCGTCACTTCGGAAATCGCCGACCTGGTCAAGACCGGCGGCTTGGGCGACGTTTCTGCCGCCCTACCGCGGGCGATGCGACACCTGCATGATGTGCGTGTACTCATTCCCGGCTACCCACAGGTGTTGGAGAGCGACAACCCCATTCACCTGGTCGGTGAACTGGGCGGCCATGCTGCCTTGCCACCCTGCAAGATCGGGCGCATGGATTTGACCGATGGCTTGGTCATTTATGTGCTCATCTGCCCCGAGTTGTATCAGCGCGAAGGCACTCCCTATGGTGCCAACAACGGCCGCGATTGGCCGGATAACCACATCCGTTTCGCCCGTCTGGGCCTGGCCGCCGCCGAGATTGCCGCGGGTGAAGGCATGGTTCACTGGAAGCCCGACCTGGTTCACGCCCATGACTGGCCAGCGGGCCTGGCGCCCGCTTACATGCATTGGCGCGGCTTGCAAACACCCACCTTGTTCACCATCCACAACCTGGCTTATCAAGGTGTGGTGAGCCGCGCCTGCTGCCCGGAACTGGCAATTCCCGACCATGCCCTGCAACAGGAAGGCATGGAGTTCTATGGCAAGCTGTCGTTCCTCAAAGCGGGCCTTGCCTACTCCAGCCACATCACCACCGTCAGCGCCACCTATGCGCGGGAGATCACCACGCCGGACTTCGGCTGCGGCCTCGACGGCTTTCTTGGCAGCAAGGCCCAGCAAGGCCTGCTCAGTGGCATCCCCAACGGCATCGATGAAAGCTGGGACTCGGCCAGCGACCCGCACCTGGATCATCCCTTCAGCCTCAACGACTGGGACGGCAAGGCCGACAACAGCCAGCAGGTGCGCGACCTGTTCCAGCTCAAGCCTTCTAGCGGCCCGTTGTTCGCCGTGGTTTCTCGGCTGGTGTACCAGAAGGGCCTGGACCTGACTCTGGGCGTCGCCGACTACATTGTCAGCCAGGGCGGCCAGATCGCGATCATCGGGCGCGGTGAGCCGGAAGAAGAACAAGCCATGCGCGAACTGGCCCTGCGCTATCCCGGTCAGGTCGGTGTGCGCATCGGCTTCAACGAAACCGATGCCCGGCGCATGTTTGCTGGCAGTGACTTTCTGTTGATGCCATCACGCTACGAACCCTGCGGTCTGAGCCAGATGTATGCGCAGCGCTTCGGATCGCTTCCGGTGGCACGCAATACCGGCGGCCTGGCCGACACCATTGAAAACGGTGTTACCGGTTTTCTGTTCGATGAGTCCACCGTTGAAAGCTACCGCGAGGCCATCAGCCGGGCCTTCTATGTCTATGACAAAAAAGATCTGCTTGGCGCTATGCGCTGCCTGGCCATGACCCAACCATTCAACTGGTGCCAGGCGGTGGAACCCTATGCGCGACTGTATGAGGAGTTGGTGGAGCGGGCTTTTGTAGCTGGACGCTGA
- a CDS encoding DUF6026 family protein: MGTLLPKMPPQTLYVTVHRDELRRLREERDQLLQQVAQLNQKLQQTQAGTAATHA, encoded by the coding sequence ATGGGAACCCTTCTACCGAAAATGCCGCCGCAAACCCTTTACGTAACCGTTCACAGGGATGAATTGCGCCGTTTACGCGAAGAACGCGACCAGTTGCTGCAACAGGTTGCGCAACTGAATCAGAAATTACAGCAAACCCAGGCAGGCACCGCCGCTACACATGCTTGA